From one Rhodamnia argentea isolate NSW1041297 chromosome 1, ASM2092103v1, whole genome shotgun sequence genomic stretch:
- the LOC115743987 gene encoding probable E3 ubiquitin-protein ligase LUL4, with translation MGLSWSKFTRHHQSSQLPPPQPQPQPPRPPQHQQQQPPPRPLPSSSPRPPQHQQQQPPPRPLPSSSPSPLPPPLPPPAPPAPPPPQAYCYNPYPAPPHPPPYVPAPRPPIPLQFGPYVPHPPSSSRTYAPVPVNCYPQAQLHPHYSQFLGYYGNGAWASGGPVRPVAAAAPPPYVDHKTAKKVKNDVNVHKDTIKLLLDEQSSDSHLVSFTFDALVDGSITILYFAKEGDNCTFSPIYPEMHAPKKIPFQKGVGQKFCQPSGSGIDLGFFDVDELSKPSQNEDVFPLVICAETNVPSPVDEQPNQSSPASSSQAQITLAVLEKIDEGNFRVRVVKQILWVEGVRYELREIYGISNAEDTAFEDTDPGKECVICMTEPKDTAVLPCRHMCMCSECAKELRLQFNKCPICRQPIQELLEIKVDKAPS, from the exons ATGGGTCTCTCGTGGAGCAAATTCACCAGGCACCACCAGAGCTCTCAATTACCGCCGCCACAGCCACAGCCACAGCCGCCGCGGCCGCCGCagcaccagcagcagcagccgccgcCACGACCTCTGCCATCTTCATCGCCGCGGCCGCCGCagcaccagcagcagcagccgccgcCGCGACCTCTGCCATCTTCATCGCCGTCGCCGCTACCACCGCCGCTTCCTCCTCCCGCTCcacctgctcctcctcctcctcaggcCTACTGCTACAACCCTTACCCTGCGCCTCCGCACCCTCCGCCGTACGTGCCGGCTCCGCGGCCTCCGATCCCGCTCCAGTTCGGCCCTTACGTTCCACACCCGCCCTCGAGCTCCCGCACTTACGCGCCTGTCCCGGTCAATTGCTACCCTCAGGCTCAGCTCCATCCTCACTACTCGCAGTTCCTCGGTTACTACGGCAACGGCGCGTGGGCCTCCGGCGGCCCGGTGCGACCCGTTGCCGCGGCGGCGCCACCGCCGTACGTTGACCACAAGACGGCGAAGAAGGTCAAGAACGACGTTAACGTGCACAAGGACACGATCAAGCTCTTGCTCGACGAGCAGAGCTCGGATTCACACCTGGTTTCGTTCACTTTCGATGCGCTTGTGGATGGCAG TATTACCATACTTTACTTTGCTAAGGAAGGGGACAACTGCACTTTTAGTCCTATATATCCTGAGATGCAtgcacccaaaaaaattccatttcagAAGGGAGTGGGCCAGAAGTTCTGTCAACCTTCCGGAAGTGGCATTGACCTTGGTTTCTTTGATGTGGACGAGCTTTCGAAGCCCtcccaaaatgaagatgttTTCCCTCTTGTTATTTGTGCTGAAACAAATGTACCATCTCCCGTGGATGAGCAGCCCAATCAGTCTTCGCCTGCATCATCTTCCCAGGCTCAGATTACTCTTGCAGTCCTAGAGAAAATTGATGAGGGCAATTTTCGAGTGAGAGTCGTTAAGCAAATCTTGTGGGTTGAGGGAGTTCGTTATGAGCTTCGTGAGATATATGGAATTAGCAATGCAGAAGACACTGCCTTTGAGGACACTGATCCAGGAAAAGAATGTGTCATTTGCATGACTGAGCCAAAGGATACAGCTGTTTTGCCTTGCAGACATATg TGTATGTGCAGTGAGTGTGCGAAAGAGTTGAGGCTCCAATTCAACAAATGTCCAATATGTCGCCAGCCGATTCAGGAACTCCTTGAAATAAAAGTAGATAAAG CACCGTCATGA
- the LOC115743992 gene encoding UDP-N-acetylglucosamine transferase subunit ALG13 homolog isoform X1, producing MGETEDGVRPQRTVFVTVGTTCFDALVRAVGTRDFQQELSARGYTHLVIQMGRGTYTPKKLKQSDGEDGSLVVDYFTFSSSIADYLRSASLVISHAGSGSIFETLRLGKPLIVVVNEDLMDNHQSELAEELAERKHLYCARPQTLYKTIADMDLESLLPYVPGDATPVAKIINRFLGFLDD from the exons ATGGGAGAGACAGAGGATGGTGTAAGGCCCCAAAGGACCGTTTTCGTGACTGTTGGCACTACTTGTTTTGATGCTCTCGTGAGAGCAGTAGGTACTCGGGACTTTCAGCAAGAACTGTCTGCTCGAGGCTATACCCACCTTGTTATTCAAATGGGTCGCGGTACCTACACCCCCAAAAA GCTGAAACAGTCTGATGGAGAAGATGGTTCTCTAGTCGTGGACTACTTCACTTTCTCATCAAGCATAGCGGATTATTTAAGATCAGCATCTCTCGTGATCAGTCATGCAG GGTCAGGGAGTATTTTTGAGACACTTAGACTTGGTAAACCTTTGATCGTGGTGGTGAATGAAGATTTAATGGACAATCATCAAAGTGAGTTAGCAGAGGAACTAGCCGAGAGGAAGCATTTGTATTGTGCTCGTCCTCAAACTCTTTATAAAACTATAGCAGATATGGATTTGGAGTCTCTCCTTCCTTATGTTCCCGGGGATGCCACCCCTGTCGCTAAGATTATAAACAGGTTTTTGGGATTTCTGGACGATTGA
- the LOC115743992 gene encoding UDP-N-acetylglucosamine transferase subunit ALG13 homolog isoform X2 encodes MGETEDGVRPQRTVFVTVGTTCFDALVRAVGTRDFQQELSARGYTHLVIQMGRGTYTPKKSDGEDGSLVVDYFTFSSSIADYLRSASLVISHAGSGSIFETLRLGKPLIVVVNEDLMDNHQSELAEELAERKHLYCARPQTLYKTIADMDLESLLPYVPGDATPVAKIINRFLGFLDD; translated from the exons ATGGGAGAGACAGAGGATGGTGTAAGGCCCCAAAGGACCGTTTTCGTGACTGTTGGCACTACTTGTTTTGATGCTCTCGTGAGAGCAGTAGGTACTCGGGACTTTCAGCAAGAACTGTCTGCTCGAGGCTATACCCACCTTGTTATTCAAATGGGTCGCGGTACCTACACCCCCAAAAAG TCTGATGGAGAAGATGGTTCTCTAGTCGTGGACTACTTCACTTTCTCATCAAGCATAGCGGATTATTTAAGATCAGCATCTCTCGTGATCAGTCATGCAG GGTCAGGGAGTATTTTTGAGACACTTAGACTTGGTAAACCTTTGATCGTGGTGGTGAATGAAGATTTAATGGACAATCATCAAAGTGAGTTAGCAGAGGAACTAGCCGAGAGGAAGCATTTGTATTGTGCTCGTCCTCAAACTCTTTATAAAACTATAGCAGATATGGATTTGGAGTCTCTCCTTCCTTATGTTCCCGGGGATGCCACCCCTGTCGCTAAGATTATAAACAGGTTTTTGGGATTTCTGGACGATTGA